A single Cannabis sativa cultivar Pink pepper isolate KNU-18-1 chromosome 7, ASM2916894v1, whole genome shotgun sequence DNA region contains:
- the LOC133029196 gene encoding uncharacterized protein LOC133029196, which yields MLASQSRQKSYADPKRRDVEFQVGDFVFLRVSPMKGIRRFGKKGKLSPRFIGPFEILEKVGQVAYRLALPPALSGVHNVFHVSMLRKYVSDTTHILSYEDIELQTDLSYEEQPVQILDRKEKVLRNKTIPLVKVLWRNSKVEEATWELESQMRELYPELFR from the coding sequence atgcttgcttcccaaagtagacagaaaagctacgcggatccaaagcgtagagatgttgaattccaagttggggattttgtttttcttcgggtgtccccaatgaaaggaattcgaaggttcgggaagaagggaaagttgagtcccagatttattggtccatttgagattcttgagaaagtaggtcaggtagcttatcggttggctctacctcctgctttatctggggttcataacgtgtttcatgtctcgatgcttcggaaatatgtatctgatacaactcatatcttaagttatgaggacattgagcttcaaaccgacctgtcatatgaagaacaaccagtacagatcttagacaggaaagaaaaggtgttgcgaaacaagactattccactagtcaaagtgttgtggcggaatagcaaagttgaagaagcgacttgggaattagagtcgcagatgcgggagttgtatcccgagcttttcaggtaa